The DNA window AATTAATGAGATGTACGATAAGGGTTTTAAGGATGTTTTATACATCGCTAAAACTCCCTTTTCTGAACAATTGCGGGTGACAGACCAACAAAATGAATTATTTTTTATGTCACCGGATATAATAAAGTTCCTCAAAGATATTGCAGATGATATAATCATATATCCTGCTTTATATGACAGTTACAGTGCCTTGTGCATCGACGATAAAACTCAAGAAGAAACCTTATATATTCAGGATGTACGACAACTAAGTAACTTATTTAATGACCCCAATCGCTCCCAGGTAATATTTTTTAATTTGCTTACAGTAAAGACCATAGAGAAAGATAGGACTTTTTATAACACTGCAACGACTTATTCAACACTTTTGAATGCTCATCCAGGTGATGCACTCGACATGACGAAGGTTATGAATGGTCTAATTAAGGAAGGTCAATTAAAAAATGATATTACGTTTTATTTGACACTATTGCATTATTCAAGATATGAAAAGAAACAAGGCAAGTCGGAGAAATTGTTACCTAAGCTTGACCCGCTTAATGATATTATCGGCGATAATGCAATCGGCAGATCATCGGCAAGAGGTAAGCATTGCATTCCTGGGGTGCAAATGAATTATCTCGCATGGTTGACAGAAGTTAACAATGCCTTAAGTGACTCAAGAGATGTAAAAGATGTGATTAATGATTCTGCCAATTCATCTCAAATTCTACTTGCCTTCCTTGAAGAGATTGAAGATTTTTTGGATAAATACCAAATAAAAGACCCATCGATAGAACTCCCTAGAGATTATAATAACTTCTTAGTGAGGCACTATAACCACCCAATTTTACGAGAACGAATTTACTTGATACTAGAAAATAAGCGTTGGGAGATTGAAAACGGTAATGTTCAAGTTCAATTTTAATTGAATTATAAGACATTTTATTTTTATTTATATCAATTACACCTTGATGAACTCAGCAAATTATTGTTGAAAAGCTGAATAGAATTCTTATAATAAATTAAAAATGAAAATAAGAGAAGCTCAGGGACATCTTTTCGAGTTAGCATTCAACGCAGGAATATTGACAGCCATTCATCAATCAGGGATGAAATATGCCCACATGGATTTATTCATTGATGACCTGAAACGTATCAATCATCGAGGAGTAGTCAATAAACTTGTTGAGATGAAACTGTTAGAAGGATTTATTGATGCGGAGAGTCAAAGAATATGGGCAGCATGGGGTAAATTTTTACTTTTACGAGGTCATCTCGGTGGTTTAGGTTTATGGAAGGAATTGATGGACTCTTTGGAGTTTTCGTCCGCTTCTAATAGAAACTGGGAACTACTGTATATGCAATGCTGCCTCTCAGACGAAGCCAGTATGAGAACGCTAGAAAAACATCAACATGACCGATACTCTCAGATTCTTTCGCAGTTTGATATTACCGCAGATAAGGTTACACCTTATATAAATAAGTATGCCGACACAGGAGAATTTTTAAAAGCGGATACATTGATGCTGATGTCGAAAGACGGAGAAAAAAACAAGGAATATTACATTATTTGTGTTGATTTGTCCGCCTTTACTGTGGAGAATAATCAGGATAATGAATTGAATTCTCAGAAAGATAATGATGAGTCAAGACATGAACAAGAACAGTTTGAGTTGTGGAATTTATCAAGCGCTTCGTCTATTCTTGGATATTTAAAAGCAGAACTGCGTTATTTAATGTCCAAAAGTGTTTATCATCAATTAAAAATTGACACCCAAAAAGGGACTAATCAGCAATTAATAGGGCAATATATTCAGGATTATCTTACAGCTTTTTCTTATTACGACAAAGATTTTGTTAAGTTGGTACAGGCAGCATCATACTCAGCAAGTTTCGTCAAATTTCTTGATTCAGAAAATAGAATACCCAAGGATGCGACCGTACAAGTGACAACGATAGGTTACACTACACGAGGAATTAGCACCTTAAATGTTAGCCGGGAGGACTTTCACATTCTTGACCTTTGCGCCGAGGCATATAAATCGATGAAGGGACGGCAAAAGTCGGATAGAGAAAATTCTATCAATACTTATGAAAATGCGCTGTTTAAGATGCTTAATTTAATTAAAAAAAATGCTGTATATTGTCTTTCACGTTCGCTTGAACAAGTAGGAATTTCGGTAAAAGAAAAATCTCAGCCAGATAAACTTTCTCATGAACAAAAAGTCCACAAATTTGTGGACTCATTATGTGATACTAATGTTACAGAAGAGAAAACTGTGTGTTTCAGTGAAACACTTACAAATTTTAATAATCCCTCAGATTTTTTAGATACTTCAATCAGTGAAAAATACCATCTAACTGAGCAAATTTCTTTAATAAATGCCCACGCAAAAATAATTCAGGAACATCTGTTAGGTAATTATCGTAATCTATTTCTAACCGGGAATCCGGGTATTGGTAAAACAACAGCGGTGGTGAATTTTATCCGCGATCATGCTGACGAGGGTTTCCTGTTTTTCTACATTAGTCCGCGTCTCTCTGTAAACGAAGACACGATTAATAAATTTATAGATACAAAAACAGGTAATTTGTTTGCTGATGACCTGTATTGTATTTCCACGAGTCACGCTCTGATTGCTACCAATAATAACCAGCCTACAGTGAGATATTATTCTAATGGCAATAACCAAACTTTTGAAAGCTTAGGGGTAACTTTTCATGGTGCAGAATATGATAAAAAACGGAATACCAACCGAAAGAATTTAATAAATCGTCAGTCCCGCTCTTCACTTGGCTACAACAACAAATCCGGAACCGGAGTTATTAGAAGTTTATGTGACGCAGGTCATATTCTCATCAAACAGCAAAAAAATAAAATTGTCATTACCTGCTCAACTCAATCCCTCCGCAAATTGAATAGTGGAGGTGACTCATTAGATAATTTCGAGAGACTATTTCGTTCAGTTACAAATAATGGTGATGTAATTCCGGAGTTAATGAGTGAATTATCTTCACGCCTGAAGCATATCATTGTCATGATTGACGAAGTAACAGGTGACAATGCTGGAGTTGAGTGGTTTCACTCTATGAAGAAATGGTTAGGAAAAAAACTTGAGTTATTTGACCCTTCATACGGTTTCAATACAAAGTTGATTATTGCCGATGCTTCTCTTACAGGTCTTGATGTTGTTAAACCACATCTCGGTACAAAGGAAGCGGAACCAGATAAAATCTATTGTTCTTTTGTTGATAAAAAGCAAGAACCATTAGAAGTTAGTTATCTGTCTTTTGGCGGTTATTCTGCAC is part of the Nostoc sp. 'Peltigera membranacea cyanobiont' N6 genome and encodes:
- a CDS encoding ATP-binding protein — translated: MKIREAQGHLFELAFNAGILTAIHQSGMKYAHMDLFIDDLKRINHRGVVNKLVEMKLLEGFIDAESQRIWAAWGKFLLLRGHLGGLGLWKELMDSLEFSSASNRNWELLYMQCCLSDEASMRTLEKHQHDRYSQILSQFDITADKVTPYINKYADTGEFLKADTLMLMSKDGEKNKEYYIICVDLSAFTVENNQDNELNSQKDNDESRHEQEQFELWNLSSASSILGYLKAELRYLMSKSVYHQLKIDTQKGTNQQLIGQYIQDYLTAFSYYDKDFVKLVQAASYSASFVKFLDSENRIPKDATVQVTTIGYTTRGISTLNVSREDFHILDLCAEAYKSMKGRQKSDRENSINTYENALFKMLNLIKKNAVYCLSRSLEQVGISVKEKSQPDKLSHEQKVHKFVDSLCDTNVTEEKTVCFSETLTNFNNPSDFLDTSISEKYHLTEQISLINAHAKIIQEHLLGNYRNLFLTGNPGIGKTTAVVNFIRDHADEGFLFFYISPRLSVNEDTINKFIDTKTGNLFADDLYCISTSHALIATNNNQPTVRYYSNGNNQTFESLGVTFHGAEYDKKRNTNRKNLINRQSRSSLGYNNKSGTGVIRSLCDAGHILIKQQKNKIVITCSTQSLRKLNSGGDSLDNFERLFRSVTNNGDVIPELMSELSSRLKHIIVMIDEVTGDNAGVEWFHSMKKWLGKKLELFDPSYGFNTKLIIADASLTGLDVVKPHLGTKEAEPDKIYCSFVDKKQEPLEVSYLSFGGYSAPPGNVDSAVINVNSYPAKQIELTYQVFFEVNKINDDGSIKFTPGQSARDESLINEIIHYVNHPELGQLIVYIQDKQRLRQLISLVKKRLFGFEKNEIYLEIHSQVADLEMLLKRKNQVRVVFMTSSAARGISFPLAKHIIVELPRFQIENNLMEIIQVIYRGRGEFGEGQNNDRAHKKITVYIIEKVFTNAPNNQQSKSTRAANLIGSLLVLRAAIMTRILGAGNLGGHNVAMIPVGGKAIYSSGETFSTRIKSLMQLLRSHQRLHPDDQDIKLVCENLFTLFKSSEFLIQSPRISNSSVVQQPARKKISLLSLLELGVDFFFDQCSCMAELLEIEISPQVYMDGSLLIIPMNNHTVTSRYSIDPYSQIRSYITTNFRNALKNISQGDYSENIKNEILFAIDFIEHLLQNEGNTQQISDSSNFSDQYLAIPLHFLLKDEILQSSFIGDANSPMSSDFRILLERYIKALYPANDFLPIGNGYPDFPWVIFKSYDLAQIRRSLFKANYFLNSRSLNILNLILSANN